In Sulfurospirillum tamanense, the genomic stretch ACACCGCCGTCTCGCCGCGCATGGGAACGTGGGAAGACATCAGTGCCCTGCAAGAGCATTTTCATTTGATGGTCGATGGAGTCATTAACCACATTTCACGGCACTCTTCTTGGTTTCAAAGCTACCTTGCAGATGCGGAAGGGTTTAAGGATTTTTTCATCGCTTTGCCGCCTGAAACAGACCTCAGCCACGTAGTACGCCCGCGCACCTCGCCCTTGCTCACCCCCTTTGTGGACCACGCCGGCAAAACCCGCCACATTTGGACTACCTTTAGCGCCGACCAAGTGGACTTAAACTTCGCCTCTTGGCGGGTGCTGTTGGCAGTACTAGACGCCTTGTTGTTTTACGTGGAAAAAGGCGCTACCCTCATCCGCCTTGATGCTATCGCCTTTGTATGGAAAGAATTAGGCACCGCTTGCGTACACTTGCCCCAAACCCACGAAGTGATTCAGTTCTTGCGCGAATCCATCCACTGCGTCGACCCCCATGTGCGCATCATCACTGAAACCAACGTGCCGCACGCTGAAAATATCTCCTACTTTGGCAGTGGCGAAGATGAAGCCCAAATGGTCTACAACTTTGCCTTACCGCCTTTAATCGCCCATGCGATGTTAACCCAACACGCCCACGCCTTGCAGTTTTGGGCCCACGGACTCAAACTCCCCAACGACAAAGTGTGTTTTTTTAACTTCACAGCCAGCCATGATGGCATCGGCTTACGCCCCGTGCAGGAGATTTTAACCCACGAAGAAATCACCCAGCTCCTCCTTACATGTAAGGCCCATGGCGGGCAAGTTTCCTACCGAGAACAAACAGGTGGTGAAGAACCTTATGAGCTCAACTGCACCTATTTTGACCTCATCTCCTCGCCAACGCTTCCCCTGGAAATTCGCATTGAACGGTTTTTGCTCTCGCAAGCCATCATGCTGGCTATGCCTGGCATTCCTGGGGTCTATTTTAGTTCGTTATTTGGAGTAGAAAATTACCACGACGGATTCAAACATACAGGCGTTCCACGCACTCTTAACCGCGAAAAATTTAACCGCGACTTCCTCGAAACCCTTTTGGCAGCCCCTGACACCAAAGAAGCCAAAGTCTTTAAAGGGTACCAAACCCTCCTAAGCTTGCGGGCCCAAGAGATAGCCTTTCATCCCTTTGGAGGCTTTACATGTATGCCGTTGCACCCACAGGTTTTTGCCATAAAACGCCACTATGGCAACGAAACCCTTTTGGCGCTACACAACCTTAGTATGAACGCTGTGCAATTTGAATTGCCTCCTGAGTTTTCCCACGCCGAAGAGCTTTTACAAAACCGTGCGCACCAAGGCATGCTCATCACTCTAAAGCCAAGCCAAATCGCTTGGCTCAAACGCGCTTAACCCAAAATGCGCTAAAATAGCCCAAACCCACAAAGGACAGTTTATGATTCAAAAATGCCTTTTTCCTGCTGCAGGTTACGGCACACGGTTTTTGCCTGCTACCAAAGCGCTACCCAAAGAAATGCTCCCTATTCTCACCAAGCCCCTTATCCATTTTGGCGTCGAAGAGGCACTGGAAGCGGGCATGGACACCATGGCGTTCATCACAGGGCGCGGCAAGCGAGCGCTGGAGGATTATTTTGACATCAGTTACGAACTCGAACATCAAATCAAAGGCACCAGCAAAGAGCACTTGCTCAATGAAACCCGCGACCTCATGAGCCGTTGCACTTTTGCCTACGCCCGCCAAAACGAGATGAAGGGCTTGGGAGACGCCATCTTAAAAGGCCGTCCGCTCATCGGCGATGAAGCCTTTGGCGTGGTCTTGGCTGATGACTTGTGTATCAACGAAGGGGGTGAGGGCGTCATGTCTCAAATGGTGCGCATGTATGAAAAATACCGCTGTTGCATCGTTGCGGTGATGGAAGTGCCCGAAGAAGAGACCGACAAATACGGCATCATCGAAGGCAATGTCATTGAAAAAAATCTACTGATGGTTTCCAACATGGTCGAAAAACCCGCCCTTGGCACAGCACCTTCCAACCTTGCCATCATTGGCCGCTACATCCTCACGCCCGATATTTTTGACATCATCGAAGAGACAAATCCAGGGAAAAATGGAGAAGTGCAAATCACTGACGCGCTTCTTACCCAAGCCAAAAAAGGCATGGTTTTGGCGTACAAATTTCAAGGCAGGCGGTTTGATTGCGGGAGTATTGATGGGTATGTCGAAGCCACCAACTACGCCTACAGCCTCACCCAAAAAAACAACTAAAGGAGCCACATGGTCACCAATACGCTCCATTTTAAAACCGTCGAACCCGACCTCATCAACGCCTACGTTTCGCGGCTTCATGCCGAAGTCAACGGAGGCAAGGTGGGGTATTATCACCTTCCCAAAGAAGGGGGGCAAATCGTCCAAAAAGCCGCGGCTTTTGGGCGAATGCACCCACACTTTAAGGACATTGTGGTCATTGGCATCGGCGGGTCATCCTTGGGGCCAAAAGCTGTTGCTTCCTTGCTCTTTGCCCACAAAAAAGCAGGCACGCCCACCTTGCATTTCATTGAAAACATTGACCCGTGGAGCGTGGAAGCTACCCTAAAACGCCTCACCTTAGAAAAAACCTATTTTCTCATCGTTTCCAAATCTGGCACGACCATCGAGACGATTTCACTGGCCAAAGTGGTTATGGCACAGATGGGTTGTTTGCCTGGCAGTTTTCACTTTGCTGATCACTTTGGAGTGATTACGGACGAAAATTCGCCTCTTGATGCTTTTGCCAAAGAGTACGGGTTAAGCGCGTTTCACATCCCCCAAAACGTCGGTGGACGCTTTTCGGTGCTTAGTGCCGTGGGATTGGTACCTTTAACCTTGTGTGGCTACGATAGTAAAGCCCTTTTAGAGGGCGCAGACGCGTGCAAAGAAACCTACGTCGAACAAGGCGATGAAGCCATCATGCAAAAAGCCTACCGCTACGCCATCCACAAGCAAGCGTCTATCAATGTGCTGTTTTCCTATGCCGATGCATTTCGGGAATTTAACGCGTGGTACACCCAGCTTTGGGCCGAGTCTTTGGGTAAAAAACACGGTTATGCACGCATGGGTCTGACACCTGTAGGACTCATTGGCTCGGTAGACCAACACTCCTTTTTGCAACTCATCATGGAGGGGC encodes the following:
- the galU gene encoding UTP--glucose-1-phosphate uridylyltransferase GalU codes for the protein MIQKCLFPAAGYGTRFLPATKALPKEMLPILTKPLIHFGVEEALEAGMDTMAFITGRGKRALEDYFDISYELEHQIKGTSKEHLLNETRDLMSRCTFAYARQNEMKGLGDAILKGRPLIGDEAFGVVLADDLCINEGGEGVMSQMVRMYEKYRCCIVAVMEVPEEETDKYGIIEGNVIEKNLLMVSNMVEKPALGTAPSNLAIIGRYILTPDIFDIIEETNPGKNGEVQITDALLTQAKKGMVLAYKFQGRRFDCGSIDGYVEATNYAYSLTQKNN
- a CDS encoding alpha-amylase family glycosyl hydrolase; this translates as MQTMRSSPASSSIYARLLRLYGKTDSIHALLAWKKCIEDYRARVTPQPHTPNHRDCILICYGDSVSAPDEAPLASLKGFMDAHLRPLFQAVHLLPFFPYSSDDGFSIIDYTAVSPRMGTWEDISALQEHFHLMVDGVINHISRHSSWFQSYLADAEGFKDFFIALPPETDLSHVVRPRTSPLLTPFVDHAGKTRHIWTTFSADQVDLNFASWRVLLAVLDALLFYVEKGATLIRLDAIAFVWKELGTACVHLPQTHEVIQFLRESIHCVDPHVRIITETNVPHAENISYFGSGEDEAQMVYNFALPPLIAHAMLTQHAHALQFWAHGLKLPNDKVCFFNFTASHDGIGLRPVQEILTHEEITQLLLTCKAHGGQVSYREQTGGEEPYELNCTYFDLISSPTLPLEIRIERFLLSQAIMLAMPGIPGVYFSSLFGVENYHDGFKHTGVPRTLNREKFNRDFLETLLAAPDTKEAKVFKGYQTLLSLRAQEIAFHPFGGFTCMPLHPQVFAIKRHYGNETLLALHNLSMNAVQFELPPEFSHAEELLQNRAHQGMLITLKPSQIAWLKRA
- a CDS encoding glucose-6-phosphate isomerase, encoding MVTNTLHFKTVEPDLINAYVSRLHAEVNGGKVGYYHLPKEGGQIVQKAAAFGRMHPHFKDIVVIGIGGSSLGPKAVASLLFAHKKAGTPTLHFIENIDPWSVEATLKRLTLEKTYFLIVSKSGTTIETISLAKVVMAQMGCLPGSFHFADHFGVITDENSPLDAFAKEYGLSAFHIPQNVGGRFSVLSAVGLVPLTLCGYDSKALLEGADACKETYVEQGDEAIMQKAYRYAIHKQASINVLFSYADAFREFNAWYTQLWAESLGKKHGYARMGLTPVGLIGSVDQHSFLQLIMEGPKDKTVTFIKIKNFNKPNPIPSIKLPFLDKADYTAGLSMGSLLNAQCAATMQSIVQEGITTDLIEIDTLDAWHAGYLMYYYELLTSTCGLMLGIDTYDQPGVEVGKRILKNVLGARG